In a single window of the Micromonospora sp. WMMD1155 genome:
- a CDS encoding cupin domain-containing protein — protein sequence MSTEQVATPVGIDFPATEWERWDKPGAEGRVKISYVGGQRLRLLELPPGFDEHHWCLRGHTGYVLQGEFTIHFRDRSVPCRPGMGFVIPDEEEHRSQGSDAEPTVVFVVDQVPQP from the coding sequence ATGTCCACTGAGCAGGTCGCCACGCCGGTCGGCATCGACTTCCCGGCCACCGAGTGGGAGAGGTGGGACAAGCCGGGCGCCGAGGGGCGCGTCAAGATCTCGTACGTCGGCGGGCAGCGGCTGCGCCTGCTGGAGCTTCCGCCCGGGTTCGACGAGCACCACTGGTGCCTGCGCGGGCACACCGGCTACGTCCTGCAGGGCGAGTTCACCATCCACTTCCGGGACCGGTCGGTGCCGTGCCGCCCCGGCATGGGCTTCGTGATCCCCGACGAGGAGGAGCACCGGTCCCAGGGCAGCGACGCCGAGCCCACCGTCGTCTTCGTGGTCGACCAGGTCCCCCAGCCATGA
- a CDS encoding flavodoxin family protein encodes MKVHSEAGTILAINGSERVGGNTDHAIAYAGRLIAERGAVLRTIQLREHRISPCSPCGDCNSRTLPCQVDDDVPALVEQMTAADGLIYAAPVHGFGLAHLMQVFIERAGVGYLRFTRPLADKVGGIIVTGRRYSDSSVHNQIVNNLLLNRMILVGSGFPVLLRNTTGTPGLHDAEGVDALERMVHRMLDMVQLLKQHQRVDGDPVLPRRDRNERVPRPRRTDSAPTRGDIENVH; translated from the coding sequence GTGAAAGTGCACAGCGAAGCAGGGACCATCCTCGCCATCAACGGATCGGAGCGGGTCGGCGGCAACACCGACCACGCCATCGCGTACGCGGGACGACTCATCGCCGAGCGGGGTGCCGTCCTGCGCACCATCCAGTTACGTGAGCACCGGATCTCGCCGTGCAGCCCGTGCGGCGACTGCAACAGCCGCACCCTGCCCTGCCAGGTGGACGACGACGTCCCCGCCCTGGTGGAGCAGATGACAGCCGCCGACGGGCTGATCTACGCGGCCCCGGTGCACGGCTTCGGCCTGGCCCACCTCATGCAGGTCTTCATCGAGCGCGCGGGCGTCGGCTACCTGCGTTTCACCCGTCCGCTGGCGGACAAGGTGGGCGGCATCATCGTAACCGGGCGGCGCTACAGCGACTCCTCCGTGCACAACCAGATCGTCAACAACCTGCTGCTCAACCGGATGATCCTGGTGGGCAGCGGGTTCCCCGTCCTGCTGCGCAACACCACCGGCACGCCCGGCCTGCACGACGCCGAGGGCGTCGACGCGCTGGAGCGGATGGTGCACCGGATGCTCGACATGGTGCAGCTGCTCAAGCAGCACCAGCGCGTCGACGGCGATCCGGTCCTGCCGCGGCGGGACCGCAACGAACGAGTGCCGCGGCCCCGCCGCACCGATTCCGCCCCGACCAGAGGAGATATCGAGAATGTCCACTGA
- a CDS encoding TrpB-like pyridoxal phosphate-dependent enzyme: MTATKFVLPESDIPTTWYNVVPDLPKGLPPMLHPGTREPITPADLEPLFATGMVEQEFSTERDIDIPGPVLDIYRQWRPSPLVRARRLEQALSTPARIYFKYEGVSPAGSHKPNTAVPQAYYSKQDGVQRLTTETGAGQWGSSLSMACSYFGLDCEVFMVRVSYDQKPYRRGLMETFGASVTASPSDRTGAGRAALAADPDSSGSLGLAISEAVEAAMSSGGSAKYALGSVLNLVLMHQTIIGQEALLQLAMADDYPDIVVGAAGGGSNFAGLALPFLRRQWGGGPAVRFVAAEPASCPSLTQGSYEYDFGDTAGLTPLAKMHTLGHDFHPPSIHAGGLRYHGMAPVVSALREIDLIEARAVPQTACFEAGVLFARSEGIVPAPESTHAVRVAVDEAIQCRETGESKAIVFSLSGHGHFDMQAYIDYFAGKLTD; encoded by the coding sequence ATGACCGCGACGAAGTTCGTGCTGCCCGAGAGCGACATCCCGACGACCTGGTACAACGTGGTCCCCGATCTGCCCAAGGGGCTCCCTCCGATGCTGCACCCCGGCACCCGGGAGCCCATCACCCCGGCCGACCTCGAACCGCTCTTCGCCACCGGCATGGTCGAGCAGGAGTTCTCCACCGAGCGGGACATCGACATCCCCGGGCCGGTGCTCGACATCTACCGGCAGTGGCGGCCCAGCCCGCTGGTGCGGGCCCGTCGGCTGGAGCAGGCCCTCAGCACGCCGGCCCGGATCTACTTCAAGTACGAGGGGGTCAGCCCGGCCGGCAGCCACAAGCCGAACACCGCCGTCCCGCAGGCGTACTACAGCAAGCAGGACGGTGTGCAGCGGCTGACCACGGAGACCGGTGCCGGCCAGTGGGGCAGCTCGCTGTCGATGGCCTGCTCCTACTTCGGCCTCGACTGCGAGGTCTTCATGGTGCGGGTCAGCTACGACCAGAAGCCGTACCGGCGGGGCCTGATGGAGACGTTCGGGGCGTCGGTCACCGCGAGCCCGAGCGACCGCACCGGGGCGGGCCGGGCGGCGCTCGCCGCCGACCCGGACTCCAGCGGCAGCCTCGGCCTGGCCATCTCCGAGGCGGTGGAGGCGGCGATGAGCAGCGGCGGCAGCGCCAAGTACGCCCTCGGTTCGGTGCTCAACCTGGTGCTGATGCACCAGACCATCATCGGTCAGGAGGCGTTGCTCCAGTTGGCGATGGCCGACGACTACCCGGACATCGTGGTCGGCGCGGCCGGCGGCGGCTCCAACTTCGCCGGGCTGGCCCTGCCGTTCCTGCGCCGCCAGTGGGGCGGCGGCCCGGCGGTGCGGTTCGTCGCCGCCGAGCCCGCCTCCTGCCCGTCGCTGACCCAGGGCAGCTACGAGTACGACTTCGGCGACACCGCCGGGCTCACCCCGCTGGCCAAGATGCACACCCTGGGCCACGACTTCCACCCGCCGTCGATCCACGCCGGTGGGCTGCGCTACCACGGCATGGCGCCGGTGGTGAGCGCGCTGCGGGAGATCGACCTGATCGAGGCGCGGGCGGTGCCGCAGACCGCCTGCTTCGAGGCCGGTGTGCTGTTCGCCCGCAGTGAGGGGATCGTGCCGGCCCCCGAGTCCACCCACGCGGTGCGGGTGGCGGTGGACGAGGCGATCCAGTGCCGGGAGACGGGCGAGTCGAAGGCGATCGTCTTCTCCCTGTCCGGGCACGGCCACTTCGACATGCAGGCCTACATCGACTACTTCGCCGGGAAGCTGACGGACTGA